In Bradyrhizobium sp. 200, the sequence AACAGGTCGATAAGTGGAATTTCTGCCTGACAACGGCGATAATCGCCGCGAGCAGGAGAGACCATGAGCAAACGACCGCGCCGGAACCACACACCGGCTTTCAAGGCGAAGGTGGCGCTTGCCGCCGTCAAGGGCGACCGGACGATAGCCCAACTGGCCGAGCACTTTGATGTCCACCCCAATCAGATTACGGCCTGGAAGGCCCAGCTGGAGGGCGGTGCTTCCGGAGTTTTCGGATCGGGGAACACGGCGCCGTCCGCGCCTGCGATCGACGTGAAGTCGCTGCACGCCAAGATCGGGGAGCTGACGCTGGAGAACGATTCCTAAGAAACGGCACCAGCTCCCGGTTCCAAGGGCTGCAGAACAAAGCCGAATGTCTTGGCACGTCGGTGCAAATTGTTGATCACTCGCGTACGGTAGCGTGTCTCGTAGGACGAGGCGCCGGGATCGACGTAGTCCATTCCGTGACGGACAGCGTTGTAGAACAGGACTGCGATCTTGCGGGCCGTCGCGGTGACTGCCTTGGCCTTGCCGATGCGGGACGACAGTCTTCTATAAAAGGCGCCGAGCGCGGTGTCGGTGCGTCCGACGGTTACGGCAGCAAGGCGCAGAAGAGCTGCGGCCCGACCGCCGGACCGGCGCGTTCGTGACGAGAGCATTTTGCCCCCGGAGACCTTATTGCTCGGCGCCAACCCCAGCCAGGAGGTAAAATGCTTTGCACTTGGCCATGAGGTAAGGTCGTCGCCGCATTCTGCGATCAGCTTCAGCGAGAGGTAATGACCGAGGCCGTCGATGGTGGTAACGTCCTTTCCGAGCAGCCCAAACAACGACGCGCGGACGTCGAAAGCCAGAGCGTTCGCTTGATCGGTTCTGTTCCGACGCCGCGAGACCGGCGGCGCTGATCCATGATCATGACCCCTATGGATAATGAGTTCCTTCAACACAGCCTCGATTCGGACGTCGCAGGCAGATGCCTTCTCGTGGTAAGCGTCGTAAAGGGCGAGTGCCTGATCGAGCGCAAACAGATGCTCCGCGCGGTAGCTTCCGGTGAGCGCCTTCGCGATCGTCTCGACACTGGAGTGGCAACTGTAATGGCGCAAACACGCCAGCGCCTCAGGATCGCGCTCGCCGGCAAGGATCGCGCGAATGATGCGCAGGCCAGTCGTGCCCGTGATGTCGGCCACAACGTGGTGGAGTTGAAGATTCATCTCGGTCAATGCCTTTTGCATATGCTGGATGTGTGAGGCGGCGTATTCCAGCAGACGCTCACGCTGACGCACGTAGGCTCGCAGCTCCGCAATTTGCCCTTTGGGCCGAAAGCTCGCCCGCAGCAATCCGAACGAATGGAGCCGCTGCAGCCACTGCGCATCGCTGACATCGGTCTTGCGCCCCGGCACATGCTTGGCATCGCGCGCGTTGACAAGAAACACGGCAAATCCTCGTGCATCGAGAAGCTCAAAGATCGGAATCCAATAGACGCTGGTTGATTCCATGACGACGGTCTCGACGCCGCATTCCACAAACCACTTTACTAGTTGATCGAGATCGGCCGTGAAGGTGCCAAAACTGCGTACTGGCTCCAGTACGCGATCCGCTCCTACGGCAGCCATGTGCATAGTCGCACCAACATCGATGGCAGCCGCGTTCGGGTGCACCATGGGCATGGTACGGTCGACCTTGGACTTCGACTTCTTGCGGTTCATCTCCAATCCTCCTGCTGACAGGGCGGAAGGGCTGAGCTGCGCAATTGATCAGATTCCTAAACGGGATCGCCTATGCGGCGTCACCACTCTCAAGTCCGCAACAGCTCATGGACCAGGTTTTTTGACGGGGTTAAATGCCACCAAAATCGTATCGGCCGCTCCCTTCCGAACGCAGTCTATCGCCAACCCGTTTCTATCCCACAGGGGGCGTGCAGCGCCGAGATCAGTTTTTTAGAAGGAGCGCTCACCAAGGCGGGATTGCTGAGCGCAAAGCGATGATCGACCGTAAGCACGATCTGTCGATCACCAAGCAAGCAGAGGTTTTGCAGATCAGTCGCGGCAGCGTCTACTATCTGCCGCGGCCGGTTTCTTCAGCCGACCTCGAGATCATGCGGCAGCTCGATCGGCTGCACCTGGAGTATCCCTTCTCCGGTTCGCGTATGTTGCGAGGCCTGCTGGCTTTGCAGGGGTGCAAGATCGGCCGCCGGCATGTGAAGACGCTCATGCGGCGGATGGGGATAGAGGCGCTCTATCGCCGTCCGCGCACCACGAAGCCCGAACCCGGCCACAAGATCTATCCGTATCTGCTGCGCGGCATCGAGGTCACGCGGCCGAACCAGGTCTGGGCGATGGACATCACCTACATTCCAATGGCGCAGGGCTTTGTCTATCTCACCGTGGTGCTGGACTGGGCGACACGTCGTGTCCTGTCGTGGCGGCTGTCGATCACGATGGAGGCGGCCTTCTGTGTCGAGACCCTGGAGGATGCCCTGGCTCGTCACGGCAGGCCGGAAATCTTCAACACCGACCAAGGCTCGCAGTTCACCGGTGCGGCCTTCACCGGCGTCCTCGCCGACAACGGCATCGCCATCAGCATGGATGGCAAGCCGTGTAGACAGCGAAGGGGTAGTTCGGCCCTTCGACCTAGCGGGGACATCTTCGCATTCCCTCACCTGCGAGCCAAAGGCCGAGGTCGCGCGCGTCCATCCGAAACTGCGAGCTAAGAGCGCAGGGCAACAGCTGGTTGCGCGTCTTCGCTTGCCGGCCGCACGAGGTTGCTGCTGACGTTCATGCCGTCAGCCGGCCTGCTTCGACGGGAGGCAATTGCGCTTCATCGGCTTCGGTTGCTCGGGACGGCCGCCTCCGTCTCTACCGGCACCTCCGCAGCCATCGGGCACGTTTCCATGAAATTGAGGAAGGCACGTCCCTTTTCGGTGATGCGCCAGCCACCGTTCATGCGCTCAACGAGTTCTTGCGAAAAGATTTGGAGGTTCGGCACACGGGCGGCCAAGCTCTTGGTGCGCACGGCCCAGTCCCGACCGCTCGTCGCTAAAATGGCCATGTCGCGCTTAAGCTCCGCTATCGGTGCGAAGCCGTCCGGATAGCTCCGCAGGATCTTCAGGACTGTGACCTGGAAATTCACCTGAGTGACTGCATGATGTTGTTCGCGCGTGCACGCGGAGCGTATTCGTCGAATGGCATCAGGACCAGTTCTTAAACGCCTGCCACAGACCTTTGATTGCGTCCCAAAGACGTCCCCAGAAGCCTCGTTCTCTCCTGTAGCGTTCGGCATGAGCCTGCTGGCGCGCGCGTTGGTCGCTGGCCCGGTTGGCCGCGATCTGCTTCGGGGTAAACGCGGGCGCCCATTCTATGCGATTGTCCCTGATCCAATAGTGCGACTGGCAGCCCGCGCTCCAATTGCCGATGGACGGAGTTAGGCTTACGGCCCCGTCCTCAGTTTCTAACCGCCACCGGCCCGGCTTGAGCGGTGTCACGATCTTAGTGCCGCATCCGCAACAGCAGTTATGCGCCGCCGTGCCGAACTTGAGGGAGATGTAAATAACTCCGTTATCAAGAACTTTGGGCATGCGCTCGACGAGCTCGGGCCGGATGGCATCGATCCTTTTCATATGGTATCACCCTTCGCGAGAAGGCCATTTGCAATCGTATAAGAGACAAAACGCTCCTTACCCAAGTTGAAATAAAAGCCACGCAGCTTCTTCCAAGCGATTACAGCCAAACACGCGTTCAGTGCATTGAGATCGGCAACTTGGATATTCTTGTCGTACTCATTATTTGCGTCGTCGGTGGCGAACGATATGCGAACGCGCGTCCGTTCTCGGGCGTCGGGCAAGCTAAGGATGCTGCGGAGCATACCGCCAATTGAATTACGTTTGGCATACAAGCCCATTCCGACGTCCGCGAACGGCGTCCCGAGCGCCTCCAGCTTGTCCACGACCGCGCGCTTCGCAGCTCCTCCTTCCATGCAAAGGAAGACAAAGGACATGCCGCTAAGCTTATCCGCGTTGGTCGCATCGATATGGATGGGATGCGGGATAATTCCACGATGCATATGGGCGTAAATCGACGCGAAGTATTCCACTTTGAGCGGCTGCGCTCGCAAATCTTCGATTTCGGGTGCGCCTGGCGCCCGGAAAGCATTGTGTGTCAAGAAGCGGTCGGCATCAAAAATATGGATCTGCTTAACGGGGGTCTTGGCGACCATATCGAGCACGTATGATCCCGTTCCGCCAACCCCGACGATTGCGATCGCATCCTGCGCAAGCCTCGCGGTAATCGTGTTGATTTCCGCTCTTGCGGACGCAGTGTCGAGGTAATTGAACGATGAGTTGTCGTCCTCAGGCTCAATGACCCTATGGGTTGTCGCTGTGACAAAAGGGTCTATGGCAGCGACGTGCTTACCCAGGAGCGCGACATAGGTTGTCATCTTTTCATGGTAATTTCCATAGTGCCCGCGCGCCGGTTTTCGGGAAAAGGAATGTTGGGCGGCGAGCCCGTTGCCAACATCGTACGATCCGCTCTGATGCTTCAGAACATCGAGCGGCTTACCATTACTATCGCAAGGATATTCGCCGATAAATTTGGCCGTGTGATCTTGCGGCTGAGCGGTGATATCGCCGGCAAGATCGAGGTTCGATGCCAGCGCACCGCGTTCGATTTCGCGCTTGCTGTTGACATAGGGGACGTCGTGAACGACCAGGTAACCGGCGCCCGTTACTTGGATGTTATATCCCTCCTTGCGCAACCGTTGTAAATCAGGGCTACGATCGATTGGTATGATCGACATCGAAAATGGTGCCATGTTTTCTCACGGTAACCGTGCCGTTCGGCGGAAGGTCACCGTGATGCGGGACACTCTTTGCGTGTTCGAAGCTCACCGTGAATTCCGGGTCTTGCCCGGTCGGCTGAACCGGAAAGGCAATTTCCACTAGTTCATCGAACGTCAAGACATCATGATCGACTACGACGGGGTCGGTGTTGACGACAATGACATAATGCTTTTCCGGTGCTTCCCCACTACGGAAGTGCTCGTCTTGTGTGAGATCGATCTTTGGATTGTCGATTCGTACTAGTCTATCTTCTTTATTGCCCCCGACCTCCTTGTACAGCACCTGACCTTCGCGGACCTGCCCGAGTTCATAAAGGTCAACGCCTGTCGTCGGGTTCGGCGAGTGAAGCGGTTTCTGATCGATATGGATACGCACGTCCGGCTTGTCGTCCGACATGATGGCCTCGTTGATCTAGCGATAGTGCAGATTGCCAACCTCTCTGAGGCAATCTTCAGGGAAAGATCGATGTAGCTCAGACTTGTTTCCGGAGTCAGCCGCTGAGGTCGCCCCAAGAGGATCGGATGGAGAGGCGGACCAGTCTTACTAGCACAAGTCAAAGGCTGGGTGCGCGTTCTGAGATCCGCCGAGATGATGCTGGGGTCGGATGCGCGCTCTGCGCTCGCATGTGAAGCGCCGGCCGCTCGATGCACAGCGCCAAATCCGATGGGGGCGGCTTTGAGCAAGATTGTGTTGCCATCTCAGATGGAGTTACATTAACTTGGCGACGGTTTCGGCCGCATCGTTTCCATGCCGCTGGTCCGCCGCGCTGGACCAGTGCTCGGACCGCCTTAGTTCGCTCCCCAGCCGCATCAGGTTGTACTGCAGCCAGATCCTTTCCTGCTTCTCGCGCCTGCTGCGCCGAAACAACGTCTCGGCATACATGCCCATGCGGAGTTGGTAGAAGTGCCTAGCCATGTCCTGCTCCTATGCCGTTTCGCCGAATTGAGATGGGTGCAACCGCGACATTGTCTTTGTCGGCCCCCAACAGTCGGCTCGTGAAACAGGGTTACGTTTGACCCTGTACAGTAACGACATGTCGATATTGATAAATGCAACGAGGCTCGCGTTGACGCTTAAATTCCACGTTCGACCGCCTTTTTCGACGTATTTCACCATACCGATTGACCGATAATTGCGAAGTATTTGGATCTGCGGGGCCGGTGCGGGCGCTTTCTGGAAGGCATCTTCGAAGGGCCGGCCCTGGATCTTGCGGCAGACGCCACGGATCAGCCAGCTGAGCCGGGTGCGGAGGAAGCGCAGCTCGTGATGGTGGCGGTTCCAGCCTTTCGGGATGCGCGCAGCACTCGGCGGATATAAGGTCTTCGGCTATGGCGCACAGTAGCTCTGCTGAGAGTCAGGAGGTGGTCCGGCGATTCATGTGGGAGATCAGATCCATCAATTTGTGTCTGGAGGAACTTCGCCAGTTCCAGGCCAATGTACTTGGCATCACTGGGCCACAATGGATGATCTTGATGGCTTTAACGGACTTGGACAGAGAAAACGGTGTCCCGGTCAACGTGGTGTCCAAACTGATGCACGTTGACCCTTCATTCGTCACGACCCAATCAAAGCTGCTGGAGAAAAAAGGCTTCGTGCGGCGCAAGCCCTGCAAAAGCGATGCCCGGGTCGTGCAGATGTCGCTGACAAACAAGACCTACAAGCATCTTGCGAGCGTCGCTGCGCAGCAGGAAGCACTCGATGAGTTCGTTTTTCGT encodes:
- a CDS encoding MarR family transcriptional regulator; this translates as MWEIRSINLCLEELRQFQANVLGITGPQWMILMALTDLDRENGVPVNVVSKLMHVDPSFVTTQSKLLEKKGFVRRKPCKSDARVVQMSLTNKTYKHLASVAAQQEALDEFVFRDSGIHALTEFANRLAAIRHRLKKARLKVALEF
- a CDS encoding IS110 family transposase, with translation MNRKKSKSKVDRTMPMVHPNAAAIDVGATMHMAAVGADRVLEPVRSFGTFTADLDQLVKWFVECGVETVVMESTSVYWIPIFELLDARGFAVFLVNARDAKHVPGRKTDVSDAQWLQRLHSFGLLRASFRPKGQIAELRAYVRQRERLLEYAASHIQHMQKALTEMNLQLHHVVADITGTTGLRIIRAILAGERDPEALACLRHYSCHSSVETIAKALTGSYRAEHLFALDQALALYDAYHEKASACDVRIEAVLKELIIHRGHDHGSAPPVSRRRNRTDQANALAFDVRASLFGLLGKDVTTIDGLGHYLSLKLIAECGDDLTSWPSAKHFTSWLGLAPSNKVSGGKMLSSRTRRSGGRAAALLRLAAVTVGRTDTALGAFYRRLSSRIGKAKAVTATARKIAVLFYNAVRHGMDYVDPGASSYETRYRTRVINNLHRRAKTFGFVLQPLEPGAGAVS
- a CDS encoding multiubiquitin domain-containing protein, with amino-acid sequence MSDDKPDVRIHIDQKPLHSPNPTTGVDLYELGQVREGQVLYKEVGGNKEDRLVRIDNPKIDLTQDEHFRSGEAPEKHYVIVVNTDPVVVDHDVLTFDELVEIAFPVQPTGQDPEFTVSFEHAKSVPHHGDLPPNGTVTVRKHGTIFDVDHTNRS
- a CDS encoding DUF6527 family protein, which encodes MKRIDAIRPELVERMPKVLDNGVIYISLKFGTAAHNCCCGCGTKIVTPLKPGRWRLETEDGAVSLTPSIGNWSAGCQSHYWIRDNRIEWAPAFTPKQIAANRASDQRARQQAHAERYRRERGFWGRLWDAIKGLWQAFKNWS
- a CDS encoding ThiF family adenylyltransferase yields the protein MAPFSMSIIPIDRSPDLQRLRKEGYNIQVTGAGYLVVHDVPYVNSKREIERGALASNLDLAGDITAQPQDHTAKFIGEYPCDSNGKPLDVLKHQSGSYDVGNGLAAQHSFSRKPARGHYGNYHEKMTTYVALLGKHVAAIDPFVTATTHRVIEPEDDNSSFNYLDTASARAEINTITARLAQDAIAIVGVGGTGSYVLDMVAKTPVKQIHIFDADRFLTHNAFRAPGAPEIEDLRAQPLKVEYFASIYAHMHRGIIPHPIHIDATNADKLSGMSFVFLCMEGGAAKRAVVDKLEALGTPFADVGMGLYAKRNSIGGMLRSILSLPDARERTRVRISFATDDANNEYDKNIQVADLNALNACLAVIAWKKLRGFYFNLGKERFVSYTIANGLLAKGDTI